From a region of the Impatiens glandulifera chromosome 4, dImpGla2.1, whole genome shotgun sequence genome:
- the LOC124934152 gene encoding uncharacterized protein LOC124934152, producing the protein MYSNVSSRKGKIHTSVKRRPVKLTIRRDAVKTQESDKEDRRGSKKTSFRRNNDDSSNVVYSDGYIRRKENNKGFMPEGKERSQSYKSHKRDYGEEDGKFESRNLDRKRRRDFDGPEKGMERHSYGEERSEFRNGRVKGNSKPFEAGTRSNDKFERFSYKTSERRNGYDGSEKGKEERSEFRNGRVKEMRTMKEKSGGLYQHKNSKPFEAGTRSNDKFERFSYNTSERRNGYDGPEKGREKHSYGQERSEFRNGSVREMRTMKGKPFEAGTRSNYKFERFNLKTEKKNGYGKFEKSNGTDFRSNKQKDEFADKYTMRNMKVKKTSGIDSTEDFRPRKKKKLMKIDRFDISNKKIVDNIVSEGNTNKGKKDVEENTQISKNAQFRAIIPSPSILSFVEDNLLGRRRLNDLRKAGYNRELSAPLDNIPSSTSLERERIEDPIFRNKLDFFAAAKVSSSFPPPNLPEVAFAGRSNVGKSSLLNALTRQWGVVRTSDKPGLTQTINFFNLGTKLCLVDLPGYGFAYAKDEVKESWEELVKEYVSTRVGLKRVCLLIDTKWGMKPRDYELIGLMERYKTKYQIVLTKTDTVFPIDVARRATQIEETLKKNTSVVQPSVMVSAKSGAGIRSLRAALTKIARFAKM; encoded by the exons ATGTATTCCAATGTGAGCTCAAGGAAGGGTAAAATTCATACCAGCGTGAAGCGTAGACCAGTGAAGTTGACTATAAGAAGGGATGCAGTTAAAACCCAAGAATCTGATAAGGAAGATAGAAGAGGTAGTAAGAAGACTTCTTTTCGTAGAAACAATGATGATTCATCCAATGTTGTTTACTCTGATGGGTATATAcgtagaaaagaaaataataaggGTTTTATGCCAGAGGGGAAAGAGAGGTCACAGAGTTATAAAAGTCATAAGAGGGATTATGGGGAAGAAGATGGGAAATTTGAGTCTAGGAATTTGGATCGTAAAAGAAGAAGGGATTTTGATGGTCCGGAGAAGGGAATGGAAAGACATTCTTATGGGGAGGAAAGGAGTGAATTTAGAAATGGACGTGTGAAGGGAAACTCGAAGCCCTTTGAAGCTGGGACAAGATCAAATGATAAATTTGAACGATTTAGTTACAAGACATCAGAGAGGAGAAATGGATATGATGGTTCCGAGAAGGGAAAGGAGGAAAGGAGTGAATTTAGAAATGGACGTGTGAAGGAAATGAGAACCATGAAAGAAAAGTCTGGTGGTCTATACCAACATAAGAACTCGAAGCCATTTGAAGCTGGGACAAGATCAAATGATAAATTTGAACGATTTAGTTACAACACATCAGAGAGGAGAAATGGATATGATGGTCCCGAGAAGGGAAGGGAAAAGCATTCTTATGGGCAGGAAAGAAGTGAGTTTAGAAATGGAAGTGTGAGGGAAATGAGAACCATGAAAGGAAAGCCCTTTGAAGCTGGGACAAGATCAAATTACAAATTTGAACGATTTAATTTGAAGACAGAGAAGAAAAATGGATATGGTAAATTTGAAAAGAGTAATGGAACTGATTTCAGGAGCAACAAACAAAAAGATGAATTTGCTGACAAGTATACGATGAGAAACATGAAGGTGAAGAAAACGTCTGGTATTGACTCAACAGAAGATTTCCGCCCTAGGAAAAAGAAGAAACTTATGAAGATTGATCGATTTGATATCAGCAATAAAAAGATTGTTGATAACATAGTTAGCGAAG GAAATACCAATAAGGGCAAAAAAGATGTAGAGGAAAATACTCAAATATCAAAGAATGCACAGTTTCGTGCAATTATACCAAGCCCCTCAATACTCTCCTTTGTCGAAGATAAT TTATTAGGACGAAGGAGATTGAATGATTTACGTAAAGCAGGGTACAATCGCGAGCTTTCTGCGCCATTAGATAACATCCCTTCCTCCACGAGTTTAGAGAGAGAGCGAATTGAAGATCCG ATTTTTAGAAATAAGTTGGATTTCTTCGCTGCTGCAAAAGTTTCTTCGTCATTTCCTCCTCCCAATCTTCCAGAAGTCGCGTTTGCTG GGAGGTCGAACGTTGGAAAATCATCCTTACTAAATGCCCTTACCAGACAGTGGGGTGTTGTGCGGACATCTGATAAACCTGGCCTTACCCAg ACTATCAATTTTTTCAATCTCGGAACAAAGCTCTGCTTAGTTGATTTGCCCGGTTATGGTTTTGCCTATGCGAAAGATGAAGTTAAAGAATCTTGGGAGGAACTT GTTAAGGAATATGTGTCAACACGTGTTGGTCTGAAACGTGTTTGCCTTCTTATCGACACAAAGTGGGGGATGAAGCCTAGGGATTATGAGCTAATCGGTTTGATGGAGAG ATATAAAACAAAGTACCAGATTGTCTTGACTAAGACAGACACGGTCTTCCCTATAGATGTGGCACGCAGAGCAACACAAATAGAAGAG ACACTCAAGAAAAACACATCTGTAGTTCAACCTTCG GTAATGGTAAGCGCGAAATCTGGAGCTGGCATCCGCAGTTTAAGAGCGGCTCTTACTAAGATTGCCCGGTTTGCGAAAATGTAA
- the LOC124936478 gene encoding uncharacterized protein LOC124936478, whose amino-acid sequence MCPLRFILIFLSAVLAGFFVLKNINSQSDISDDQSDDTSLNLPADSPPNRSSKVWGAMSTGFWTFVDMASGRYLWRNLTSSSSRSD is encoded by the exons ATGTGTCCGCTCAGATTCATTCTCATCTTCCTCTCAGCCGTCCTCGCAGGTTTCTTCGTTCTCAAGAACATCAATTCTCAATCCGATATTTCCGACGATCAATCCGACGACACTTCCCTCAATCTCCCTGCCGATTCCCCTCCCAATCGATCCTCCAAG GTTTGGGGAGCAATGTCTACGGGATTCTGGACTTTTGTTGATATGGCTAGCGGCCGATACCTTTGGAGGAACTTgacttcttcttcatcgcgTTCTGATTAA
- the LOC124935956 gene encoding dentin sialophosphoprotein, with protein sequence MGLGRGRGGQKRGRTIGAAVGLGRGRGRGRKNKEMDSDLSLEFTNFRSAEESTIQSEEKAGSGGGGGGGLGRVRVVQKRGRKKKEMDSDLSSESTKSRSGEESTIQSGEKDDASGGGDGDGGGFFACYLLTSLSPRHKGQTYIGFTVNPRRRIRQHNGEISSGAFRTRKKRPWEMVLCIYGFPTNVSALQFEWAWQHPTISLKAKEAAATMESISGLAHNIKLAYKMLNLPAWNSLNLTVNIFSSKYTIHSAGIHLPKHMKSQICSMDDLPCYTDGNVGGFLDDYNYDELNCEEDDLSDKHVREDDDGDGDKSQICSMYELPRYTDENGGGFFDHYNYDELNGEEDDLSDKHVREDADVDKSQICSMDELPCYADENGGGFFDDYNHDELNGEEDDLSDKHVREDADGDKDIPPSKTLSSSICGGKKVWLKNETFFELSDDDDDDDDTTRHENGGGLSDKIETHIGEDDDNDTTRHENGGSLSDKVETHIGEDDDGDTNISPLKTLSSSLCGGEKVWLTEETFIELSGDDDDNDTTRHENGGGLSDKIETQIGEDDDTTHIREDDDGVTNISPLKTLSSTLCGGEKVWLTEETFFELSGDDDDNDTTRHENGGGLSDKIETHIGEDDDNATRHENGDSLSEKTETHIGEDDDGDTNISPLKTLSSSLCGGEKVWLTNETFFELSGDDVDNDTTRHENGSSLSDKIETHIREDDDGDTNISPLKYLSSSLCNGDKVCSEETFFELSDDDDDKNCIIPVDKTHEVDVIDLLSPSPVLRCNKKKRRIMMDVIDLTESPVFV encoded by the exons ATGGGTTTGGGAAGAGGAAGAGGTGGACAAAAGAGAGGGAGAACGATAGGCGCCGCGGTGGGTTtgggaagaggaagaggaagaggaagaaagaacaAAGAAATGGACTCGGATTTGAGTTTAGAATTCACGAATTTCAGATCTGCAGAAGAATCAACAATCCAATCAGAAGAGAAAGCGGGTTCTGGCGGTGGCGGTGGCGGTGGCTTAGGAAGAGTAAGAGTTGTGCAAAAGAGAgggagaaagaagaaagaaatggACTCGGATTTGAGTTCTGAATCCACGAAATCCAGATCTGGAGAAGAATCAACAATCCAATCAGGAGAGAAAGATGATGCTAGCGGCGGCGGTGACGGTGACGGCGGTGGATTCTTTGCCTGCTATCTACTCACATCTCTCAGTCCCCGGCACAAAGGCCAAACTTACATTGG ATTTACAGTTAATCCACGCCGTCGTATACGGCAACACAACGGCGAGATATCATCTGGGGCATTCAGAACTAGGAAGAAACGTCCATGGGAAATGGTTCTCTGCATCTATGGATTCCCTACTAATGTTTCTGCTCTTCAG TTCGAGTGGGCATGGCAGCACCCAACAATATCACTGAAGGCAAAGGAAGCTGCTGCAACTATGGAATCAATATCAGGGTTAGCTCATAATATAAAACTTGCTTACAAAATGCTGAATTTACCAGCCTGGAACAG CTTGAACTTGACAGTGAATATTTTCTCGTCAAAGTATACAATTCATTCAGCTGGAATTCATCTACCTAAGCATATGAAATCCCAAATTTGTTCCATGGATGATCTACCTTGTTATACTGATGGAAATGTTGGTGGGTTCTTAGATGACTATAACTATGATGAATTAAATTGTGAAGAAGATGATTTATCTGATAAACATGTTAGAGAAGATGACGATGGTGATGGTGATAAATCCCAAATTTGTTCCATGTATGAACTCCCTCGTTATACTGATGAAAATGGTGGTGGGTTCTTCGATCACTACAATTATGATGAATTAAATGGCGAAGAAGATGATTTATCTGATAAACATGTTAGAGAAGATGCTGATGTTGATAAATCTCAAATTTGTTCCATGGATGAACTCCCTTGTTATGCTGATGAAAATGGTGGTGGGTTCTTCGATGACTACAATCATGATGAATTAAATGGTGAAGAAGATGATTTATCTGATAAACATGTTAGAGAAGATGCTGATGGTGATAAAGATATTCCTCCTTCGAAAACCCTATCTTCTTCGATATGTGGAGGCAAAAAAGTATGGTTGAAAAATGAAACATTCTTCGAGTTATctgatgacgatgatgatgatgacgatacTACTAGACATGAAAATGGTGGTGGTTTATCTGATAAAATTGAAACACACATTGGAGAAGATGATGATAATGATACTACTAGACATGAAAATGGTGGTAGTTTATCTGATAAAGTTGAAACACACATTGGAGAAGATGATGACGGTGATACAAACATTTCCCCTTTGAAAACTTTATCTTCTTCGTTATGTGGAGGCGAAAAGGTATGGTTGACAGAAGAAACTTTTATCGAGTTATctggtgatgatgatgataatgatacTACTAGACATGAAAATGGCGGTGGGTTATCTGATAAAATTGAAACACAGATTGGAGAAGATGATGATACTACACACATTagagaagatgatgatggtgttACAAACATTTCCCCTTTGAAAACTTTATCTTCTACGTTATGTGGAGGCGAAAAGGTATGGCTGACAGAAGAAACATTCTTCGAGTTATctggtgatgatgatgataatgatacTACTAGACATGAAAATGGCGGTGGTTTATCTGATAAAATTGAAACACACATTGGAGAAGACGATGATAATGCTACTAGACATGAAAATGGTGATAGTTTATCTGAAAAAACTGAAACACACATTggagaagatgatgatggtgataCCAACATTTCCCCTTTGAAAACTTTATCTTCTTCGTTATGTGGAGGCGAAAAAGTATGGTTGACAAATGAAACATTCTTCGAGTTATCTGGTGATGATGTTGATAATGATACTACTAGACATGAAAATGGTAGTAGTTTATCTGATAAAATTGAAACACACATTagagaagatgatgatggtgataCAAACATTTCCCCTTTGAAATATTTATCATCTTCGTTATGTAACGGCGACAAAGTATGTTCAGAAGAAACGTTCTTTGAATtatctgatgatgatgatgataagaatTGTATAATCCCCGTAGACAAAACTCATGAGGTTGATGTTATAGATCTATTGTCTCCTTCACCTGTTCTTAGATGcaacaagaagaagaggaggattATGATGGATGTAATTGATCTTACGGAATCGCCTGTTTTTGTTTAG
- the LOC124936577 gene encoding valine N-monooxygenase 1-like: MANIIFFPLSIQAFISLIIASISIFLIFKRRMITSKLPLPPGPKPWPIIGSIHLMLKNKPFYHWIHDTMSKMGVEIFCIRLGNVHVITVTSPEIACEFFKKQDAVFASRPIVMSAEVVSGGFSAVTLTPLNDQWKKMRRILASSILSPATHQWMHGKRAEEADHLVRHVYNVTKSDGGVVNIRAVAQHYCGNVIRKMIFGKRFFGKEDINGGPGVEDVEHVAALFNVLKYTYSFCISDYIPFLRYRLDLDGHEKLVRHANEGVRKHQDPDIDSRIKQWKEGSRSVTEDLLDMLITLKDDEGNPLLAPEEIKSLILEITVATVDNPSNAVEWALDEMLNQPDIFVKALQELDQVVGKDRLVQESDMSNLHYIKACIKESFRIHPFAPFNLPHVSTRDTTVAGYFIPKGSHVLLSRPGLGRNPRIWDDPLLFKPERHLKDDKSQVILNDPDLRIFSFSIGRRGCAGVSLGTTVSVMLLARLLQAFTWSPSPNAPYIKSVEGACEMLPSKPLHAFALPRLDEGMYDALLEE, encoded by the exons ATGGCCAATATCATTTTCTTCCCACTTTCCATTCAAGCCTTTATTTCACTTATTATTGCTTCTATAtcaatttttctcattttcaagAGAAGGATGATCACTTCAAAGTTACCTCTCCCTCCCGGTCCCAAGCCATGGCCAATTATCGGTAGCATTCACTTAATGTTAAAGAATAAGCCGTTTTATCATTGGATACACGACACCATGTCCAAAATGGGAGTCGAGATCTTTTGCATCCGCTTAGGGAACGTTCACGTGATCACGGTCACATCACCTGAGATTGCATGTGAGTTCTTTAAGAAACAAGACGCCGTGTTCGCTTCGCGCCCAATAGTTATGTCGGCTGAGGTGGTGAGCGGAGGATTTTCCGCGGTTACATTGACGCCTCTAAATGATCAGTGGAAGAAGATGAGGCGCATATTGGCATCTAGCATCCTTTCTCCGGCCACCCACCAGTGGATGCATGGCAAGAGAGCCGAGGAGGCTGACCACCTCGTTCGTCATGTCTACAATGTTACGAAGAGCGACGGCGGTGTGGTGAATATCAGAGCCGTTGCACAACACTACTGCGGGAATGTGATAAGAAAAATGATTTTCGGCAAGAGATTTTTCGGTAAAGAGGATATAAACGGAGGACCTGGAGTCGAGGATGTGGAGCATGTGGCTGCACTTTTTAATGTACTCAAATACACATATTCTTTTTGCATTTCTGACTACATTCCATTTCTTCGATATCGGTTGGATCTCGACGGTCATGAGAAACTAGTAAGACATGCTAATGAGGGTGTAAGAAAACATCAGGACCCGGACATAGACTCGAGGATTAAACAATGGAAGGaaggatcaaggagtgttaCTGAGGACCTTCTTGACATGTTAATCACTCTTAAAGATGATGAAGGAAACCCTCTATTGGCACCGGAAGAGATTAAATCCCTGATTTTG GAAATAACGGTTGCAACGGTTGACAATCCATCAAACGCGGTGGAATGGGCCCTCGACGAGATGTTAAACCAACCTGATATATTTGTGAAAGCCCTTCAAGAATTAGACCAAGTTGTTGGAAAAGACCGACTTGTCCAAGAATCCGACATGTCGAATCTCCATTATATTAAGGCATGCATAAAAGAGTCTTTTCGAATCCACCCATTTGCACCTTTCAATCTCCCTCATGTGTCCACTCGCGACACTACGGTGGCAGGCTACTTCATACCAAAAGGAAGCCATGTTCTCTTAAGCCGTCCAGGTCTAGGAAGAAATCCTAGGATTTGGGATGACCCACTTTTGTTCAAACCCGAGCGTCACCTTAAAGATGACAAGTCACAAGTGATCTTGAACGATCCAGATCTTCGCATATTCTCATTCAGCATAGGTCGGCGTGGTTGTGCTGGAGTCAGCCTAGGAACCACGGTGTCAGTGATGCTCTTAGCTCGACTTCTCCAAGCTTTCACATGGTCCCCATCGCCAAACGCTCCTTACATCAAGAGTGTTGAAGGTGCTTGTGAGATGCTTCCTTCCAAGCCTCTACATGCCTTTGCATTGCCTCGATTGGATGAGGGGATGTATGATGCACTTCTTGAAGAATAA
- the LOC124934544 gene encoding phenylalanine N-monooxygenase CYP79D16-like codes for MLNQPDIFVKALQKLDQVVGKDRLVQESDILNLHYIKACIKESFRIHPFAHFNLPHVSTRDTTVAGYFIPKGSHVLLSRPGLGRNPRIWNEPHWFKPERHLKDDKSQVILNDPDLRIFSFSIGRRGCAGVNLETTVSVMLLARLLQAFTWSPSPNAPYIKSVEGACEMLPSKPLHAFALPHLNEEMYGALL; via the coding sequence ATGTTAAACCAGCCTGATATATTTGTGAAAGCCCTTCAAAAATTAGATCAGGTTGTTGGAAAAGACAGGCTTGTCCAAGAATCCGACATATTGAATCTCCATTATATTAAAGCATGCATAAAAGAGTCTTTTCGAATCCACCCATTTGCACATTTCAATCTCCCTCATGTGTCCACTCGTGACACTACGGTGGCAGGCTACTTCATACCAAAAGGAAGTCATGTTCTCTTGAGTCGTCCTGGACTAGGACGAAACCCTAGGATTTGGAATGAACCACATTGGTTCAAACCCGAGCGTCACCTTAAAGATGACAAGTCACAAGTGATCTTGAATGATCCAGATCTCCGCATATTCTCATTCAGCATAGGTCGGCGTGGTTGTGCTGGAGTCAACTTAGAAACCACGGTGTCGGTGATGTTGTTAGCTCGACTTCTCCAAGCTTTCACATGGTCCCCATCGCCAAACGCTCCTTACATCAAGAGTGTTGAAGGTGCTTGTGAGATGCTTCCTTCCAAGCCTCTGCATGCCTTTGCATTGCCGCATTTGAATGAGGAGATGTACGGTGCACTTCTATAA